The window ACTTCGACAGCTGagaattttcttcttttcttcttcgcctcgcATAGATGTGCAAGGGGTCCAGCGGCGTTACGTACGAGCAAAGGCAGGGAGATGGAGTGCGAGTGAAGAAGCCGAGTTTGTCTGTCTGTCCTGGTTCGAGGTCAGCCAAGTCAGCAGCGCAACGGCCCAGACtggcaccagcagcaacactCACTGGGCCGTACCAACAACCCCCTCTTTTGTAAAGCCATCGCCCATCAATCAAATCCTTTAGCACTGCTTCCGCACCCCGGCTACGGGCCCCGAAGTGCTCGAAACTCAATAGCGATGCTTCCATGGCGCCAAGGGCTGTGGATCGGCTTGGGCTACTGCACGTGCTGGCGCCGCGCCCTTTGCCAGGCCTCAGCCAATGCCCGCGCGCAGCGACTTTCTGCCGAACcggtgctgctggaggacGCTCAGGCCAACTGCCCTACGCCGCCTAGCGCAACGCCCCTGTGGATTCTGCAGCGGCGCCGAGTCAGTGCCCTGGAGGCTGCCCATCGTTCTGAAGCCTTTCCAGAACGCTCGTGCCTGAAGAGTCAAGAGCCGATTGCAGCAGCGACTCCGAGACCCCGAGCAGGAGGGGCGGGGCGCTGACAGGCACTAGGTGACCGCCCTTGGTGCCCTACAAGTTGCAACGGAGCTTTTCCAGTGTCTTGATTGACGCTGCTGCACGGTGGTATTACTAAATTCTGCAGCACCCACGCTTCGGCAGAAGAGCTGAAAGCGGCGTGGCAAGcccagtttttttttttatcctctcTTTCCAATGTTTCTACTGtagcagctcttcttttgaagCCTGCTTTGGCGCTCTATTCCCGTCGCATCACCGCGGAGCGTCGGTGTTGGAAACACGCCATATTGACTCGCGCACGCCTGGGAGGAGCAGGCAACACCTCAAGTGGAGTGGCAACTTGGGTGCGATATTAATGCGTAGAGTCGGCTTCGTTACTCGTACGAGCAGCATTACCCAATGCTTTCCCCATTCCCCATCCCCCATACCGTACTTTGTAGAAGCCCAGTTCCGTCGCAGCATCTGGAATACATTGCTGGAGCAGGATGTTATCGCTACCCCGTACTCCACAGGCACTCAATCTGTTTCGTACCTCTGTACTTTAATGTACCACCGACTGCCGTAGCGACTGCCTCAGCACTGTGCTACTTTGCAGTAAAAAGCCCGATAACCAGCATACAGCTTCTTGGCCCTATCAAGCAGCAACTTTCATGGTGTTGACTCAACGCGGACTAATGCGGAATACTGCCCAAAGGGTTCATGCATCTCCTCTCTCTACGGTGTCATTACTCTACATCTGACGCCTGGCTCTGCAAGGATCGCCCCCTTGCTAGCCACGCCCTACGCCCGCTGTACTCTAGGCCCTGTGGAACTCTCGCAGCCTGTGCTCATtcagctcctcatcttcaacagcagcGCGGGACGAAAACGCCAGTTGGCTCGCTAAATCGCACGTTGCACCCCACGTGGGAAAAGCAAACCGAGACGGCCATCATGGTGCTTCGCGCACGGCCTGTTGACACCAAAAACAGGAGCCGGTGCACCCCCTCTTCTTCGAAGCGAGAGGCTACGTGGGGTGGTGAATCGCGATTCGAGCTACAGAACCCAGATTGCCGTCTGTACGGCCATCGCACAGCGCAATCGTCCTACCTCAAACGTACAAGCACTGCATTTCGGAGCTGCATTCTGATCTGGGGTTCCGGCCGGTCTCGTCGCTGGGTCGCATGGCCCGTCAGCACCTTGATAGAGCATCGGAAACCTGCATTGCATCAGGGGGGGCTCCCAGTCCCAGATCTTTTTCAGGCCGCTGCGCTGGGCATTTGTTTCCAGCTGCCCGGCCTTTCGGGGCCAGCCCCGGCCATGCGGTGGAATCTGCTCGCTGACCGGACATGGCCCCTCGTCTATAATTTCTCAGGTGCCCGCAACAAGGCAAAATTGCCATCATTGAAGCTTTGACGCCTTCATAAGCCTTACCTACTTACCAACTGTGTTCTGTACTGTAagctgagctggagaggACAAAGTACACACGGCAAAACGGCTTGCATCATCGCCGGCGACGCTGATTGGCAGAGCTGTTCGGCTTAGAGATCGTTCTAGACTGATGCGAACGGCTCTCGCGCGTTTTACAAGCCAGGGCGCAAGTCGTACTACAAGTAAAAGGGTCCATGTCTCCTTGTTTGACCTTTTTACACCGGCATAACATTGCGGGCCTAATACCTACTCATCGTGCGGATAGATATTACCATTGCATGCTCTATTTCGTGATCAAGACAATCGCaagcctcagcagcagccactggGTACCTATCGTCGGATAAAAGGAATACGTCGGCAGCACAGGATCCAGATCCCAGCCCCTGTGCCATGGTTATCACTACCAGCACCTACACGATGCTACCGAGTACATGTCATGGGCCTGCTTCGTATTGCTCTTTCGGAGCTTAGCCGACTAAGCGGTAACTAACTCGCTTGTAAGAACAGCTTAATCAGTAACCGATAGACAGATATCCGTCCAATAGCTCACTTCTCCCCCTTGCTTTGCTGCGAATCCTACCAATTGATTTGAAATCTTGACAGCCAAACATTTCCACATGAGGCCACGCTGAATGCACGTTGTGGTTCTGTGTGTACAATAGAATACTATTTCTGAACAAAAAATTTCATATCCATCCCTTCGTGTGAGCCAACATCTATACTAAGAACTGTGTACAAAGCACGGGACGGTGAGGCCCCAGCGCCACAGATGAATCCAAAATAGTAGTTCCTTACGCTGCATACTGCCGTCCAGGGCTACCACGCAGTAATGTCATCCACCTCAGCTTCACCAAACGTGCTCGACTTCGTCAGCTGTCCCacgccctcttcttcctgggCGCCGCCCTCGACCGACATGATGTCGGGTAGAATCTCCTTCAAGAAGCCCAGCACGTAGCGGTTGACCTGTTCAAATTGCAGGAGGAAAGCGTCGTGTCCCTCGGGGCTGTCGATACGCTCCAGTCGCGCATTCTTGACGTACTGAGCAATCTCCTCCTGTTCGGCAAAGGTAAAGAGCCCGTCGCTTTCAATGCCAAGGACGAGCAGGGGTTGCTCGATTAGTGCAAGGGCTTCAGCGATCGACGATGCGCGGTCCCTAGATACATCATGAGTATCGAGTTTTCGCGTCATGGCAATGTAGCAGTTGCTGTCGAAGCGCTTGACGAATTTCTTTCCCTGGTAGCGCAGATAGGACTGTGCGGAAAAGTATGTCGATGTAGGCAGTTTGTCCCCTCCTGTCAAGCTTTCTCCTTGATCGCGGTCATTCCCCGGGCCATGGAACTGCGGGTCAGCGTTTTCTGCCGATCGTGATCCCGGACTACTGGTTCCGGAGCCAGCCTGGCTATTCTTGCGCGAGGTTGACGCTCGCTTCACATTGTGGCCATCGTTATGGATGTGAAAGTGCGCTTCTGACGGTGTGCTGGGGCTCGGCCGCTCTCGGATAGACTGAACCTTGGAAGGGTCGGGAATGTTGCGGCCAAACCGTGACTCGAACGAGTTGCGACTGCGGTAAGTGAGCAGCGCAGACATGCGAGCCGCACCGAGCCCAGTCACAGGCGGATCATTAAACGGATAGTATCCGTCGTCATACTTTGGGTCGGCATAGATGCTCTGGCGTTGAGCCTCGCCCCAGCTGATGCCCCATGCGCTGTGCCGGCTGGACGTGGCAATCGGCACCACGCAGCGGACATAGTCCTTGCCAAAGTACGCCCACTCCAGAACAAACATGCCCCCGAGAGAGCCACCGATTACAGCAGCCACTTGCTTCACCCCCAGGTCATCCAAGATGAGTTTGTGTAGACTGGTTGGCCTTTCTGTTAGTCATGTCTCCAGGGCCAGCGGCAAGGGAACCACAGAGGGGGCGTCTTACTTCACGTCATCTCGGATGGTTGTGAGAGGAAACTCGGGTCCATAATAGCCATttttggcatcgccatccttggCCGTCACCGGGCTTGCTGAGCCGTACGGGCTGCCCAGGCTGTTCATGCATACGATGAAGAATCTTGATGTATCAAAAGCCCTACCCGGACCACCAAGCAGGGGACCCCACCAGTCGCTCACATCAGCGCTGCCGGTTAGGGCATGGCAAATCACCATGGCGTTGTCGCCAGAGGCCGACAGCTTGCCCCGGGTAGTGTAGGCCACCGGGACATTGTATAGCGTCACGCCAGACTCGAGAGTGAATTCCGGCACAATGGCTATTTGCTGGTCGGGGATGAGAGCCGCAAAGGGGTTCTCAGGTTGCGACTGGGTTCTTTCTTGCAGGTATTCAGCCACTATTCTTCTCGCAATCTCACGTAGAGCGACATATCAAGCCAGTCTGCGGCGCATTGAGCCACTTGGCCGATGCTCACACAGGGTCAAGACACCAAGAGGAGCGGCAATTGGGATATAATatgaatgaaaaaaagaaaaggacatGTTATACTGACCGTATATGGTTTTGGCATCGCCATTGATACCGCTTTTCTCACTCATCTTGCCGACTGCGAGTAGTAGCTAATGACTCGACCTCCGAGAACGGAGAAGAGACTCGCTAGTACTATGAGACAACCAAGACGCAGCAAACTCAAAGCTCAACAACGCTGAGAAACAATCGATCTGCGTGTAGAGCGCTTTATAGGGAAAGAGAAgggtaaaagaaaaagatcaCCGAGTGAAGGaagatatataagttttgTGCCAAGTGTAGGTATTTGTGGAGGTTGAGAAATGCAAATAGCATGCATAGCGCAATTCTAGATATGACCTTTTGCCCGGGGTAAGCCACATTGGGGCAAACCGTAGGCCTATCGCATTTCCCTTCTGGCTTAGTAACCTCAGGTCGCCATGCTAGTGACTTGCCACGTGACGCCGCTCAGCGCGAAGCTGCTCCCAATGCCACTCGTGCTTTGTACCTACGCTGGTGTCTGTTAGTCGCAAGGCTGCAAATGGTCCGTGCGCGCCTGCTTGGAGCGCATCTTCACGACTTCACGCGAGGCTTCTTC is drawn from Trichoderma atroviride chromosome 7, complete sequence and contains these coding sequences:
- a CDS encoding uncharacterized protein (MEROPS:MER0044357) codes for the protein MSEKSGINGDAKTIYERTQSQPENPFAALIPDQQIAIVPEFTLESGVTLYNVPVAYTTRGKLSASGDNAMVICHALTGSADVSDWWGPLLGGPGRAFDTSRFFIVCMNSLGSPYGSASPVTAKDGDAKNGYYGPEFPLTTIRDDVNLHKLILDDLGVKQVAAVIGGSLGGMFVLEWAYFGKDYVRCVVPIATSSRHSAWGISWGEAQRQSIYADPKYDDGYYPFNDPPVTGLGAARMSALLTYRSRNSFESRFGRNIPDPSKVQSIRERPSPSTPSEAHFHIHNDGHNVKRASTSRKNSQAGSGTSSPGSRSAENADPQFHGPGNDRDQGESLTGGDKLPTSTYFSAQSYLRYQGKKFVKRFDSNCYIAMTRKLDTHDVSRDRASSIAEALALIEQPLLVLGIESDGLFTFAEQEEIAQYVKNARLERIDSPEGHDAFLLQFEQVNRYVLGFLKEILPDIMSVEGGAQEEEGVGQLTKSSTFGEAEVDDITAW
- a CDS encoding uncharacterized protein (SECRETED:SignalP(1-23)), coding for MLPWRQGLWIGLGYCTCWRRALCQASANARAQRLSAEPVLLEDAQANCPTPPSATPLWILQRRRVSALEAAHRSEAFPERSCLKSQEPIAAATPRPRAGGAGR
- a CDS encoding uncharacterized protein (MEROPS:MER0044357) — translated: MVICHALTGSADVSDWWGPLLGGPGRAFDTSRFFIVCMNSLGSPYGSASPVTAKDGDAKNGYYGPEFPLTTIRDDVNLHKLILDDLGVKQVAAVIGGSLGGMFVLEWAYFGKDYVRCVVPIATSSRHSAWGISWGEAQRQSIYADPKYDDGYYPFNDPPVTGLGAARMSALLTYRSRNSFESRFGRNIPDPSKVQSIRERPSPSTPSEAHFHIHNDGHNVKRASTSRKNSQAGSGTSSPGSRSAENADPQFHGPGNDRDQGESLTGGDKLPTSTYFSAQSYLRYQGKKFVKRFDSNCYIAMTRKLDTHDVSRDRASSIAEALALIEQPLLVLGIESDGLFTFAEQEEIAQYVKNARLERIDSPEGHDAFLLQFEQVNRYVLGFLKEILPDIMSVEGGAQEEEGVGQLTKSSTFGEAEVDDITAW